One Centroberyx gerrardi isolate f3 chromosome 6, fCenGer3.hap1.cur.20231027, whole genome shotgun sequence genomic region harbors:
- the pik3cb gene encoding phosphatidylinositol 4,5-bisphosphate 3-kinase catalytic subunit beta isoform isoform X2, which yields MLNPIGTIQTNPYTENATALHIHFPEYSPHPIIFPPFDKILEKAAEIARASDCATMGRGGKKFHIELKEIMERDPLSQLCENEKDLIWTLRYDCRENFPQSLPKLLLSVKWSKHEDMAQLQALLQIWPKLSPRDALELLDFNYPDQYVREYAVGCLRDMSNEELSQYLLQLVQVLRYEPYYDCALTRFLLDRAQGNRKIGHFLFWHLRSEIHMPAVSVQFALILEAYCRGSIPHIEVLKKQVEALSKLKSVNELIKLGTIKNARSKTKEAMLTKEAMMTCLRQSGYTETLSDLHSPLNPSVLLSGINVEKCRYMDSKMKPLWIVYNNKLLGGDTLGIIFKNGDDLRQDMLTLQILRLMDLLWKEANLDLRIVPYGCLATGDRAGLIEVVSSADTIANIQLTSSNVAAAAAFNKDALLNWLKEKNSGDALDRAIEEFTLSCAGYCVATYVLGIGDRHSDNIMVRSTGQLFHIDFGHILGNFKSKFGIKRERVPFILTHDFIHVIQQGKTGNTEKFGSFRQYCEEAYLILRKNGNLFITLFALMLTAGLPELTSVKDIQYLKDSLALGKTDEEALKQFRQKFDEALRESWTTKVNWMAHNVAKDNRS from the exons ATGCTGAACCCCATTGGGACCATCCAGACCAACCCATACACTGAGAACGCTACAGCCCTGCACATCCACTTCCCAGAGTACTCGCCGCACCCCATCATCTTCCCCCCCTTCGACAAG ATACTGGAAAAAGCCGCGGAGATCGCCAGAGCAAGTGACTGCGCAACCATG GGTCGCGGGGGTAAGAAGTTCCACATAGAGCTGAAGGAGATCATGGAGCGCGACCCGCTCTCTCAGCTGTGTGAGAACGAGAAGGATCTGATCTGGACACTACGCTACGACTGCCGCGAGAACTTCCCCCAGTCGTTGCCCAAGCTGCTGCTCTCCGTCAAGTGGAGCAAACACGAGGACATGGCTCAG ctcCAGGCGCTGCTTCAGATCTGGCCCAAGCTGAGTCCCAGAGATgctctggagctgctggactTCAACTACCCTGACCAGTATGTCAGAGAGTATGCTGTGGGCTGCCTGCGCGATATGAG CAATGAGGAGCTGTCCCAGTACCTGCTGCAGCTGGTGCAGGTGTTGCGCTATGAGCCCTACTACGACTGTGCCCTCACCCGCTTCCTCCTGGACCGCGCTCAGGGCAACCGCAAGATAGGACACTTCCTCTTCTGGCACCTccg GTCAGAGATCCACATGCCGGCCGTCTCTGTCCAGTTTGCCCTCATCCTGGAAGCCTACTGTCGAGGCAGCATCCCTCATATTGAGGTCCTAAAGAAACAG gtggaAGCCCTGAGTAAGCTAAAATCGGTCAACGAGCTCATTAAGCTGGGAACCATCAAGAACGCCCGCAGTAAGACCAAGGAGGCCATGTTGACCAAGGAGGCCATGATGACTTGTCTGAGACAGAGCGGCTACACTGAGACTCTGTCAGACCTGCACTCGCCGCTCAACCCCAGTGTCCTGCTGTCCGGCATCAA TGTGGAGAAGTGTCGGTACATGGACTCTAAGATGAAGCCGCTGTGGATTGTTtacaacaacaagctgctgggGGGAGACACCCTGGGCATCATCTTCAAGAACGGAGATG ACCTAAGGCAAGACATGTTGACACTCCAGATTTTGAGGCTAATGGATCTTCTATGGAAGGAGGCTAATCTAGACCTCAG AATCGTGCCATACGGTTGCCTAGCGACAGGTGACCGGGCAGGGCTGATCGAGGTGGTGTCATCGGCGGATACAATTGCCAACATCCAGCTGACAAGCAGCAACGTGGCGGCAGCCGCTGCCTTCAACAAGGACGCCTTGCTCAACTGGCTCAAAGAGAAAAACTCCGG CGACGCTCTGGATCGAGCCATTGAGGAGTTCACCCTGTCATGTGCAGGCTACTGTGTAGCCACCTACGTCCTGGGCATCGGAGACCGCCACAGTGACAACATCATGGTCCGCAGCACCGGACAG CTCTTCCACATAGACTTTGGCCACATCCTGGGCAACTTCAAGTCCAAGTTTGGCATCAAGAGGGAGCGCGTGCCCTTTATCCTCACCCACGACTTCATCCACGTCATCCAACAGGGCAAGACGGGTAACACAGAAAAATTTGGCAG TTTCCGTCAGTACTGCGAGGAGGCTTACCTAATCCTGAGGAAGAATGGGAACCTCTTCATCACACTGTTTGCCCTCATGCTTACTGCTGGACTGCCTGAGCTCACCTCCGTCAAAGACATCCAGTACCTAAAg GACTCTCTGGCGCTGGGCAAGACGGACGAGGAGGCGCTGAAGCAGTTCCGCCAGAAGTTCGACGAGGCCCTCCGAGAGAGCTGGACCACCAAAGTCAACTGGATGGCCCACAACGTGGCCAAAGACAACCGCTCCTAG